The Nitrospirota bacterium genomic interval GATAGAGGCCTTGTCTTTGGGCTTCGAGCTCTTCCAGAGATTTTTCCATGGGACCTCCTTATCTGATTGTTATATAACAATCAGATAATAGGCCAAAAAAAAGGAAAAGTCAATATTTACCCATAAATTTGTCTCACACCCCTCTCCTAGGGAGATCAGCCCTGCTTGACAAAGTAAAACGAACTTTGTTACCTTATAAAATCTTTTTAGCAGTGGAGAATAATTGTTTTTTCAAGAGCTTACGCTATCACTTTCCCGTTTTTGGGCCGACCAGGGGTGCGTCATCCAGCAGGGCTACGACCTGGAGGCCGGAGCGGGAACCTTTCATCCTTCGACATTTTTAAAAGTCCTTGGGCCCGATCCCTGGAAATCGGCCTATGTGGCTCCCTCCAGACGGCCTGCCGACGGCCGATACGGGGAAAACCCCAACCGATTACAGCAGTATTACCAGTACCAGGTCCTCTTAAAGCCCGCCCCCGAAAATATTCAAGACCTTTATTTGAAAAGTTTAACCACGGTAGGTATCGATCCCTTGAAACATGATATCCGATTTGTTCAGGATGATTGGGAATCTCCAAGTATCGGCGCCTGGGGACTGGGGTGGGAGGTCAGACTGGATGGAATGGAAATTACCCAGTTTACTTATTTTCAGGAAATCGGCGGGATTGCGCTTGAGGTTATTCCAATCGAAATTACCTACGGCACGGAACGGATTGCCATGTATCTTCAGGAAGTCGACAACGTCTTTGATTTAAAATGGACCGAAGGGGTAACCTACCGAGATGTTCATTTCCTGGGAGAAGTGCAAAACTCTATTTATAACTTTGAAAAAGCGAATATCGATACCCTGCTTACGGTATTTGAATTGTATGAAGCCGACGCAAAAAAACTGATTGAACAGCAATTGGTCATTCCGGCCTATGATCTTTGTATAAAATGTTCCCATATCTTTAATCTATTGGATGCCAGGGGAGCGATAAGTGTTACGGAACGAACGAATTATATCGGACGTATCCGGTATCTCGCAAAAAGGTGCGCGGAAGGTTATTTAAACCTGATTTCGAAAAAGGAACCTGCGGGCCAGCAAGCCCAAACCGCCGCCGATAACCTGAAAACGGGTCCCCACCCCTCATGAAAGCCCGTTCGTTATCCCGTGAAATGAAAGAATTTCTACTTGAAATAGGCGTCGAGGAAATTCCTTCCCGCCTGATTTCATTCGGGATGAAAAAAATGGAAGAAACGGCCATAAAGTTTTTCAACGAGTCCCGGTTGAACTTTGAAGGGGTCAAAACCTATGGAACCCCTCGAAGATTCATTCTTCATGTCGCGAACCTGGCTGAAAAACAGGCGGAGTCGTCGGAAGAGGTTATCGGACCTCCAAAAAAAATCAGCTTTGATTCTCAGGGAAACCCGACGCAGGCCGGTCTTAAATTCGCTGAAGCCCAGGGGGTTTCGATAAAAAACCTCACAACGAAGATTACCCCTAAAGGGGAGTATCTTTCGGTTATCAAAAAAAGGCCTCAACTTAAAACCAGCCACCTTTTAAAAAATGAACTTCCGCGTTTTATTCAATCCATTTCCTTCCCGAAATCGATGGTTTGGGGTCCGTCAAAGGTCCGTTTTGTCCGGCCGATCCGGTGGATCGTCGCCCTTTATGGGGAGAAACCGATTTTTTTTAAGCTTGGAGAGATCAAAAGCGGAACGGTTTCCCGTGGTCACCGGTTCATGGCGCCTAAATCAATGCGCGTTCTAGATTTTATAACCTTTGAGAAGCAGCTCCGGAAACAATTTGTGATAATTGATCCGGCAGAGCGAAAAGAGATTATTCAAAAAGAAGCTCGTCGTTTGGGCCTTGTCTGCGGTGGACTCGCGGAAATTCAGGAAGAAATCCTGGAGCAGGCGACGGATACGGTCGAATACCCGGTCGTTTTTAAGGGAAATTTTGAAGAAAGTTTTTTAAAGCTGCCGAAAGAAATTATTATAAACGCGATGTGCGAACATCAAGGCTACTTTCCAGTGATGAACGCCGCCGGCGATCAGCTTCTCCCTCATTTTATCGCCGTCAGCAACATTAAAACCCGCGAGATGAAAATCGTTCAAAAAGGAAATGAGCGGGTGTTGCGTTCCCGCCTCTCCGATGCCCAGTTTTACTTTGAATCCGATTTAGAGGTCAAACTGTCAGACCGTGTTGAAGAGCTGAGAAAAGTGGTTTATCAGGAAAATCTGGGAAGTCAGTTTGACCGTGTCGAACGCCTTTCCGCTTTATCCGCGGAAATCGGGATAATGTCAGGCTCTTCCCAACCTCAAATTGACAAAGCTCGAAGGGCAGGGATTCTTTCGAAAGCAGATTTACTGACCGGAGTCGTTCGGGAATTTCCGAAATTGCAAGGACTTATGGGAAGAGAATATGCGCGTCTTCAAGGTGAACCTCAAGAGATTGCCGTTGCGCTTGCGGAACAATATTTGCCCAGGAGCTCGGGAGATACCCTCCCTCAAACCCTGACCGGAAAAATTCTTTCAATGGCAGATAAAACCGATGCCATTGTAGGGGCCTTTGGCGTCGGGTTGATTCCGACCGGTTCAGAAGATCCCTACGGATTAAGAAGGCATGGAACGGGGTTGATTCAAATCGCTCTCTCTTTGACTTTTCCCTTGTCATTACAGGAGTTAATAGAGAAATCAATCGGCCTGTTCGGAAAGAAAGTGTCGGTTGCTATTAACAAAGAGGTGATGGAATTTCTGAAACAACGGTTTGAATTTGTGCTTGTTTCCCGGGGATACCGCTCTGATATAATACAATCGGTTATTTCGGCCGAATTTAATGATCTGATCATCGGACTTAAAAAAGTGGAGGCCCTGACGAATTTCAGTTTAAGACAGAAGCCTGTTTTTGAAGCCTTGTTGACCTTATATAAACGGATGAACAATATTGTACCGAGAAAGCTGAACCAGGAGGCTGTTGTCGAAGATTTGTTTAAAACAGAGGCAGAAATAGCTCTCTATGCGGCCTTAAAGGAAAAAACAGAAGAAATCAATCGGTTGCAAGGGTCCAGCGACAGCTCATTTGAACCTGTTTTAAACGCCCTTTCACCATTAAAGGATGAAATCGACCGGTTTTTTATTGCAGTCATGGTGAATGATCCGGATGAACAGCTTAAGCAAAACCGTTTAGCTTTGCTGAGTCGTTGTTTACAGCTTTTTAGAGAAATCGCGGATTTTTCAAAAATTACGGCAGAAGCGTAATTTATTTTAAGGAGAGTGTCATGGCAGCGCCAAAGAAAAAAAAGAAATACGTTTATTTTTTTGGGGAAGGTAAGGCGGAAGGAAAAGGGAACATGAAGGACCTTTTAGGGGGAAAAGGCGCCGGACTGGCCGAAATGACCAATCTCGGAATCCGGGTTCCCCCGGGGTTTACCATCTCCACTGAAGCGTGTATTGCTTATTTTACCAACCGGGAAAAATATCCCGATGGAATGTGGGAAGAGGTGTTGTCCAATTTAAAGCGGTTGGAAAAAGTGATGGGCATGAAATTTGGCGACCCGAAGGCCCCTCTTCTGGTTTCTGTCCGATCGGGTGCGAAAGCTTCGATGCCGGGGATGATGGATACCGTTTTAAACCTTGGATTAAATGATGAAACCATTCAAGGGTTAATTGCAAAAAACGGAAATGAACGGTTTGCTTTGGATACCTACCGCCGGTTTATTACCATGTTTGCCAGCGTGGTGATGAACGTGAAGCGGGACCTGTTTGAAAAGATCCTCGAAGAAAAGAAACACTCGCTGGGGATGTCACTCGATACAGATCTAGATATAGGGGCTTTAAAAGAGCTGATACAGTCCTTTAAGGATCTGGTCCATTCAGAAACCAGGAACACCTTTCCCGAAAAACCGATGGAACAATTAAGAATGGCCGTCAATGCGGTCTTTGATTCGTGGTACGGGAACCGTGCCGTTACCTATCGCAGATTGAACAAAATTCCGGATTTCTGGGGAACAGCCGTCAATATTGTCGTAATGGTTTTCGGCAACATGGGGGAGACCAGCGGAACAGGGGTGGCGTTTACCCGTGATCCGAATTCCGGCGAGCGGAAGTTTTTCGGAGAGTTTCTTTTTAACGCGCAGGGAGAAGATGTGGTTGCCGGAATTCGTACCCCGCTTCCGATTTCAGCCCTGGCAAATAAACTTCCTCAGGCTTATAAAGACCTGGTGACGATTTATAAGAAGCTGGAAAAATACTATAGGGATATGTGTGATATTGAGTTTACTATTCAAGAAGAAAAACTCTACATGCTCCAGACGCGGGTCGGAAAACGAACCGCCGCCGCAGCCATTAAAATGGCCGTTGACATGTGCAGGGAAAAATTGATTGATCAAAAGACGGCTATCCTCCGGGTGGATCCTCTCCAGCTGGATCAATTACTTCATCCAACCATAGACACCAGAGCCCATGTCAAGGTGATTACCAAGGGATTGCCCGCCTCACCGGGCGCCGCGGTGGGGAAAATTACCTTTACGGCTGAAGAGTCTGAACGGATGGCCGATTTGGGAGAAAAAGTGATCCTGGTGAGAACCGAAACCTCGCCCGAAGATATTGGCGGAATGCATGCGGCTCAGGGGATTTTGACAGCGCGGGGCGGAATGACGTCTCATGCCGCTGTGGTTGCCCGCGGAATGGGAAAATGCTGCGTGGTGGGCTGTTCGAGCCTGGTTATTCATGAAGAAAGAAAGACCGTCCAGGTCGGAGATCTTGTTTTAAGGGAAGGAGATTCCATTACGCTGAATGGGTCTACCGGAGAAGTGATTTTGGGGGAGGCGCCGCTCATTCGTCCCCGGTTAAGCAAGGAATTTAAAATCTTGATGGGGTGGGTCGATAAAACCCGGCGGTTGGGTATCCGCACCAATGCCGATACCCCTCATGATGCCAGGGTGGCGAGAGAATTTGGAGCCGAAGGAATCGGACTTTGCCGGACAGAACATATGTTTTTCAGTACGGACCGGATTAAAGCCGTGCGGGAAATGATTTTATCCGACGCTCTTGAAGGACGAAAGAAGGCGCTGGAAAAACTCCTTCCTTACCAAAAAAATGATTTTATCGGGATTTTCAAAGAGATGAACGGATTGCCTGTAACGATTCGGTTGCTGGATCCTCCTTTGCATGAATTTTTACCTCATACCGATGAGGAATTGAAGAGTCTTTCCGAAGAAATGGGAACCACTTTTGAAGCGCTTTCGCAAAAAAATAAATCTCTCCATGAATTCAATCCGATGCTCGGACATCGGGGGTGCCGCCTCGGAATTACCTATCCGGAAATTTACGAAATGCAGGTCCAGGCGATATTCGAAGCCGCCTGTGAATTAAAAAAAGAAAAGTATAAAGTCATTCCGGAAATCATGATTCCTCTGGTGGCTCATGTTCATGAATTTGAAATGATGAAAGAGCTGGTAGACCGTATAGGTCAACGGATTATGGAGAGTTATAAAGTCAAAATTAGTTACCGCGTAGGAACAATGATCGAGCTTCCCAGAGCGGCTCTCGTGGCGGACCAAATTGCCAGGACGGCTGAATTTTTTTCTTTCGGGACCAATGATTTAACCCAAACCACTTTTGGTTTAAGCCGGGATGACGCGGGGAAATTCCTTCCCGCCTATATTGAAAAAAACGTTTTACCCCAGGATCCCTTTGTCTCCATCGACCAGGACGGAGTCGGCGCTTTAATCCGAATGGGGGTCGAAAAAGGACGATCCACCCGGAAAGAGTTGAAAACCGGGATTTGTGGAGAGCATGGTGGAGAGCCTCAGTCGGTTGAATTTTGCCATAAAATCGGGCTGGATTATGTCAGCTGTTCTCCCTATCGGGTTCCGATAGCCCGTTTGGCGGCGGCACGGGCCGCGATTAACCCCGGAAAAAAATAAGACCAGAAATCCTCTCTTAGGTTTATGAACCGTGTGATGGACGAAGATGAAAGACTGATGAAAAAAGCGCTCCATCTTGCCCAAAATGGAAGGGAGAGCGTTTCGCCGAATCCGCTCGTGGGAGCCGTCATCACCCGGAAGGGAAAAATTGTCGGCAGAGGGTATCATCAAAAAGCAGGGCTGCCCCACGCCGAGGTTAATGCGATCCGCCAGGCGGGAGCTAAAACCCGGGGCGCGACTCTTTACTTGAACCTTGAACCCTGCTGTCATTCTGAAAAAAGGACTCCCCCTTGCACGGAAGCCATTTTAAAAAGCGGTATTAAAAAAGTCGTTGTCGCGATGAAGGACCCTAACCCGAAAGTCAACGGGAAAGGAATTTCCTTCCTCCGAAACCATGGTGTTTTGGTTCGAGAAGGGGTATTAAAAACCGAGGCAGAGGTCTTGAATGAGATTTTTTTGAAATTTATCACCACACGCCTTCCGTTTGTCGCCTTGAAAATTGCAGCCACGTTGGATGGAAAATTAGCGACTGCCGCCGGGAAATCCAGATGGATTACCGGAGAGAAGGCCCGGATGTATGGTCATCGTTTAAGAAACCAATATGACGCAGTGTTGGTCGGAAAGGGGACCGTCGCTGCCGATGACCCTGAATTAACCGTAAGACTTTCACTCCATTCCAAACGGAATCCGATTCGGATTGTCGTCGATGAAACGTTATCCGTTTCCCCGGATTCAAAAGTTTTTAACCTCCAGGGGGAAGATCGGGCGATTGTCGCTACGACACGGCTGGCTGAGATAGTCAAAAAAAAAGAATTTGAGAAAAGAGGCGTTAAGATCCTTCAAATTGAAGAAAAGGAAGAAGGGGTAAGCCTTTTGGCCCTGATGAAGGTTTTAGGTCAGATGGAAATTACCAG includes:
- a CDS encoding glycine--tRNA ligase subunit alpha; amino-acid sequence: MFFQELTLSLSRFWADQGCVIQQGYDLEAGAGTFHPSTFLKVLGPDPWKSAYVAPSRRPADGRYGENPNRLQQYYQYQVLLKPAPENIQDLYLKSLTTVGIDPLKHDIRFVQDDWESPSIGAWGLGWEVRLDGMEITQFTYFQEIGGIALEVIPIEITYGTERIAMYLQEVDNVFDLKWTEGVTYRDVHFLGEVQNSIYNFEKANIDTLLTVFELYEADAKKLIEQQLVIPAYDLCIKCSHIFNLLDARGAISVTERTNYIGRIRYLAKRCAEGYLNLISKKEPAGQQAQTAADNLKTGPHPS
- a CDS encoding glycine--tRNA ligase subunit beta, whose amino-acid sequence is MKARSLSREMKEFLLEIGVEEIPSRLISFGMKKMEETAIKFFNESRLNFEGVKTYGTPRRFILHVANLAEKQAESSEEVIGPPKKISFDSQGNPTQAGLKFAEAQGVSIKNLTTKITPKGEYLSVIKKRPQLKTSHLLKNELPRFIQSISFPKSMVWGPSKVRFVRPIRWIVALYGEKPIFFKLGEIKSGTVSRGHRFMAPKSMRVLDFITFEKQLRKQFVIIDPAERKEIIQKEARRLGLVCGGLAEIQEEILEQATDTVEYPVVFKGNFEESFLKLPKEIIINAMCEHQGYFPVMNAAGDQLLPHFIAVSNIKTREMKIVQKGNERVLRSRLSDAQFYFESDLEVKLSDRVEELRKVVYQENLGSQFDRVERLSALSAEIGIMSGSSQPQIDKARRAGILSKADLLTGVVREFPKLQGLMGREYARLQGEPQEIAVALAEQYLPRSSGDTLPQTLTGKILSMADKTDAIVGAFGVGLIPTGSEDPYGLRRHGTGLIQIALSLTFPLSLQELIEKSIGLFGKKVSVAINKEVMEFLKQRFEFVLVSRGYRSDIIQSVISAEFNDLIIGLKKVEALTNFSLRQKPVFEALLTLYKRMNNIVPRKLNQEAVVEDLFKTEAEIALYAALKEKTEEINRLQGSSDSSFEPVLNALSPLKDEIDRFFIAVMVNDPDEQLKQNRLALLSRCLQLFREIADFSKITAEA
- a CDS encoding pyruvate, phosphate dikinase, giving the protein MAAPKKKKKYVYFFGEGKAEGKGNMKDLLGGKGAGLAEMTNLGIRVPPGFTISTEACIAYFTNREKYPDGMWEEVLSNLKRLEKVMGMKFGDPKAPLLVSVRSGAKASMPGMMDTVLNLGLNDETIQGLIAKNGNERFALDTYRRFITMFASVVMNVKRDLFEKILEEKKHSLGMSLDTDLDIGALKELIQSFKDLVHSETRNTFPEKPMEQLRMAVNAVFDSWYGNRAVTYRRLNKIPDFWGTAVNIVVMVFGNMGETSGTGVAFTRDPNSGERKFFGEFLFNAQGEDVVAGIRTPLPISALANKLPQAYKDLVTIYKKLEKYYRDMCDIEFTIQEEKLYMLQTRVGKRTAAAAIKMAVDMCREKLIDQKTAILRVDPLQLDQLLHPTIDTRAHVKVITKGLPASPGAAVGKITFTAEESERMADLGEKVILVRTETSPEDIGGMHAAQGILTARGGMTSHAAVVARGMGKCCVVGCSSLVIHEERKTVQVGDLVLREGDSITLNGSTGEVILGEAPLIRPRLSKEFKILMGWVDKTRRLGIRTNADTPHDARVAREFGAEGIGLCRTEHMFFSTDRIKAVREMILSDALEGRKKALEKLLPYQKNDFIGIFKEMNGLPVTIRLLDPPLHEFLPHTDEELKSLSEEMGTTFEALSQKNKSLHEFNPMLGHRGCRLGITYPEIYEMQVQAIFEAACELKKEKYKVIPEIMIPLVAHVHEFEMMKELVDRIGQRIMESYKVKISYRVGTMIELPRAALVADQIARTAEFFSFGTNDLTQTTFGLSRDDAGKFLPAYIEKNVLPQDPFVSIDQDGVGALIRMGVEKGRSTRKELKTGICGEHGGEPQSVEFCHKIGLDYVSCSPYRVPIARLAAARAAINPGKK
- the ribD gene encoding bifunctional diaminohydroxyphosphoribosylaminopyrimidine deaminase/5-amino-6-(5-phosphoribosylamino)uracil reductase RibD, yielding MDEDERLMKKALHLAQNGRESVSPNPLVGAVITRKGKIVGRGYHQKAGLPHAEVNAIRQAGAKTRGATLYLNLEPCCHSEKRTPPCTEAILKSGIKKVVVAMKDPNPKVNGKGISFLRNHGVLVREGVLKTEAEVLNEIFLKFITTRLPFVALKIAATLDGKLATAAGKSRWITGEKARMYGHRLRNQYDAVLVGKGTVAADDPELTVRLSLHSKRNPIRIVVDETLSVSPDSKVFNLQGEDRAIVATTRLAEIVKKKEFEKRGVKILQIEEKEEGVSLLALMKVLGQMEITSVLIEGGSRINASAIDEKVVDKIYYMVAPKLMGGENSVSAVGGRSPADLSALTVLKKVKIKKLENDILIEGYLN